The Thalassolituus oleivorans MIL-1 genome includes the window CGCTTATTGGGCTGTTTTGTCCACCGAGGCGCACCATCAGACAGGCTACGCCGCGCGTGATTGCGCGGCGTTTTTGCATTAACGTTTAGCTAACAAAGCATCAATCAATTGAGTGGCAACATCAATGCCGCTATCACGACTGATTTCGCGCACACAGGTAGGGCTTGTGACGTTAATTTCAGTGACGTAGTTGCCTATGATATCTAAGCCTACAAAGTACAGGCCGCGCGCTTTCAATTCAGGGCCTATTTTCTCAGCAATTGCGCGGTCGCTATCAGACAGCGGCTGAGTAACGCCACGACCTCCGGCCGCTAAATTACCACGGGTTTCGCCATCGGCTGGAATGCGAGCTAAGCAGTAGGGAACTGGTTCACCATCAATCATCAGAATACGCTTATCACCAGCGGTAATGTCAGGAATAAAGCGCTGTGCCATGATTTGCTGCTGACCATGGTTAGTCAGTGTTTCTATGATGACGCTGACATTCGGATCGTCTTGTCTTAAACGGAAAATGGACGAGCCACCCATACCGTCAAGCGGTTTAAAAATAACGTCGCCGTGCTCGCGGTGAAACTGTTTTAGTAGGTCTGAACGGCGCGTCACTATGGTTGGCGACATCAAATCTGCGAAGGCGGTAGCAAAGACCTTCTCGTTACAGTCGCGCAGGCTTTGCGGCTTATTTGCAACCAGTACGCCTTCTTGTTCCGCGCGTTCGAGAATGTAGGTGCTGTAAATGAATTCACCATCGAACGGTGGGTCTTTGCGCATTAAAATAATGTCGAGATCGGCAAGTAAGCGGTCTTGGTATTCACCCAGATCAAACCAGTGATCTTGGTTCATCGCTACTTTTATCGGTGCCATGCGTCCGTATGCTCGGCCCGCTTGGATGGATAAATCGGCCTGTTCCATATAAAACAATTCGCAGCCGCGTTCTTGCGCTGCATTTAATAGTGCCAGGGAGGTATCTTTTTTGAAGTTGATTTGACCGATAGGGTCCATGACGATGCCAAGCTTGATACTCATATGGGCTCCGAAAGAGTTCTATTTTGTGATGCGTGTCCCAGTGTACCGCATGCTCAGCCCTTATGTAGCCGAGATTTGCGACCGCCGCCGCTAGCCTGCCCTCTTAATGTATGGTACAAAAGTGCACAGCAATGTCTATGCGGCTTTGGGGATGGTAATTTTTAGCGGCGCTTCGTGTTACTCGGCCAAATAAAATTACCTTATGGCAAGACTTGTTCTAGCCCTAGGGCACCTACTAAAAAAACAAAGAATTGGATGGTTGAAGGCCTCCCTATGGACGAGAATTTTCAAGATATTAAGGTCATGGTGATCGACGACAGTAAGACGATTCGCCGCACGGCGGAGACCTTACTCAAAAAAGTCGGTTGTGAAGTATTTACAGCGACAGATGGTTTTGATGCACTGGCAAAAATTGCCGACACCAATCCAGATATTATTTTCGTCGATATTATGATGCCGCGTTTGGATGGTTATCAGACGTGTGCGTTGATTAAAAATAATTCTAAATTTAAATCTACACCAGTCATCATGCTTTCCAGTAAAGATGGTCTGTTCGATAAGGCCAAGGGACGTATCGTAGGTTCTGATGAATATTTAACCAAGCCGTTCAGTAAAGAAGAGCTGCTTGGCTCTATTCGCCAGCACGTTAAGTAAAACGACATCGATAGAATTAGGTAAGGGGTAGCAGGCATGGCTCGCATTTTAGTAGTGGATGATTCTCCAACAGAGACGGAAGCATTCCGTTCCGTGCTGGAGAAGCATGGCCATGAGGTGCTGAATGCAGAAAACGGTGCCGATGGTGTGGCTGTCGCCCGTCAAGAGAAACCGGATGTGGTATTGATGGACATCGTTATGCCAGGCCTTAATGGCTTTCAAGCGACGCGTCAGTTGACCCGTAATCCGGAGACGAAACACATTCCCGTCATTATCGTGACCACCAAAGATCAAGAAACGGATCGCGTCTGGGGCAAGCGTCAGGGAGCTTCTGGCTATCTGGTTAAGCCTGTGACGGAGGCTCGACTCTTGTCTGAAATTGAAGCTGTTCGGGCGGTTGATGAATGATGCACCCGTTTGAATACCTGCAAAACATTGAACAGCAAAGCCGTTTCAATGCGTCGGCATTGCCGCAGCAGGTAGAAAGCGTTGCAACATGGCGTGGTATTGGTTTTATGCTCGCTGGGCAATCCTATGTTGCGAATATGGCGGAGGTTGTAGAAATTTTGCAGCCACCGCGCGTAACTCGGGTGCCTGGTGTTAAAAATTGGGTGATGGGTATTGCCAATGTTCGCGGACGTATGGTCTCAGTAATGGATCTGGCAGGATTACTTAATCTGCCGGTGAAAACTGGATGGCGTAGTCAGCGTGTATTGGTGATCGAGCAGAACGATCATTTAGTTGGTTTGTTAGTGGATGCTGTATTGGGGATGCAGACCTTTCCGGTTGACCGGGAAGCGCCTGTCACAGATCTGCCAGAGTCATTGGCACGGTTTGTGGAAAGAGGATTTGGCCGAGATGGTCGAGTTTGGCCGGTACTTCAATTGGGTGAAATAACTCAATCGCCGGAATTCCTGCACATCGCCGTATAAATTCGGTTAAAACAAGAATAAACCTGCCTTCCTTAAGGCAGATATAAATGAAATGCATGCAGTGAGTTGGAGAGGACGGCATGAGCGGAAATACAAGTAGCGCTAAGTCAACAGCGTTCAGTAACCGGGCAAATGGTATTCTGGCGGCCCTGCTGGTGGTTTTCTTGGGGGTGTTCGTTGGTATCACCGTCTGGGTAAACATTCTGGCGGATCGTGATGAACAGTACATTGAACACGCAGGTGAATTGCGCGTACTGTCTCAGGAGTTAGCGAAAAACGCAGTGGAAGCTGCGGGCGGTAAAGAAGACGCCTTCGGTCAATTACGTGAAGCGCGTGATAAGTTTGCGACTCGCTGGGTTTATTTAACCAAGGGTGACGCGACGAATAACTTACCGGCAGCTGAAGTAGCTTCTATGACAGGCGTACAGGGTGTATGGGAAACCGTACAGGGTAACGCTGACCAAATTATTCGTTCACAAGAGATTATTCTGTCGTTGCACGAAGTTGCGGCAACACTGGCAGAAACAATTCCTCAGTTGCAGGTTGAATACGACGAGATCGTAGAATTACTACTCGATAGTGGCGCTCCGGCCGAACAGGTTGCGGTTGCTCAGCGTCAGTCTTGGTTAGCTGAACGTATTGTACGATCGGTCAACAAAGTACTGGCTGGTGGTGAAGACGCGGTAATGGCGGCGGATGCTTTCGGTCGAGATGCGTCGTTATTTGGTCGGGTATTGAACGGTATGATTCAAGGCAATATTGCCATGAACATTTCACAAGTCACCAACGAAGAAGCTATCTACGCGTTAGCGGAAGTTGCTGAGTTGTTTGAGTTCGTATCGGGTTCGGTGGATGAGATTTTGGAAACTTCGCCAGAACTATTTCAGGTGCGTGAAGCATCGGATAGCATCTTCCGCGACTCTCAAACTCTGCTAGAACAAACATCGACTTTGACTGAAACCATTCAAAGTAATGCTGAACAACGTGGTCGTTTGCAGTTGATCGGTTACTTGGCCGCTTTCTTAGCCTTGATGTCTTTAGTGGGCATGGGTGTTGTGTCTATTCGGGAAACTCGCCGCAATCAAGAAGATACGCAACGTCAGAGTGACCAAAACCAAGTTGCGATTTTGCGTCTTCTCGATGAGATCGCCGATCTTGCAGACGGTGATTTGGCTGCTTCTGCAACGGTTACCGAGGATTTCACTGGTGCGATTGCTGACGCGATCAACTACGCCATCGACCAGATGCGCTCTTTGGTATCTGCGATCAACGAAACAGCGGTACAGGTATCGTCAGCGGCACAAGAAACTCAGGCAACGGCCATGCATTTGGCTGAGGCATCTGAACACCAAGCGCAAGAAATTGCTGGTGCTTCTGCTGCGATTAACGAAATGGCGGTGTCGATTGACCAAGTATCGGCGAACGCCTCTGAATCGTCTGCGGTTGCGGAGCGGTCGGTTGCGATCGCCAACAAAGGTGCTGAAGTGGTACAAGCGACCATCAACGGCATGGATAACATCCGTGAGCAGATTCAAGAAACGTCTAAACGTATTAAACGTCTGGGTGAATCGTCACAGGAGATTGGTGACATCATCTCTTTGATTACCGATATTGCTGACCAAACCAACATTCTGTCATTGAATGCTGCTATTCAGGCTTCGATGGCTGGTGATGCCGGTCGAGGCTTCGCGGTGGTTGCGGATGAAGTTCAGCGTCTTGCGGAACGTTCAGCTGCAGCAACTAAGCAGATTGAAGCACTGGTTAAAACGATTCAGAACGATACTAACGAAGCGGTTATTTCGATGGAACAAACCACGACAGAAGTGGTGCGTGGTGCACGCCTAGCGCAGGATGCGGGTGTTGCTCTTGAAGAAATTGAAACGGTATCGAAGAACCTTGCGGAATTGATTCAAAACATCTCTAACGCAGCGCGTCAGCAGGCTTCGTCTGCGGGTCATATTTCGAATACGATGAACGTTATTCAAGAAATTACCTCGCAAACGTCTGCCGGTACTACTGCTACGGCACGTTCGATTGGTAACCTTGCTGAAATGGCGAACATGCTGCGTGAATCAGTGGCAGGCTTTAAGCTGCCAGAGGCTTCCGACTTTGACTTGGGCGAGCGAGAAGCGCTGTAACGCGCTTCTAGCGGCGGATGAACGCCTATGAATCAGCCGTTACGCACGATAGGTTTGAGCACTGTCCCTGAACTGGATGATCATCAGTTCGTTCGCTGGCAAGCATTGCTAGAAGAGCGAACTGGTATGTGCATGCCAATTCAGCGCCGTTCATTTTTGCAGACTAGCCTTGGTTTACGCATGCTCGAAGTCGGTTGTCGAGATTACGATGCGTACTATCAGATGCTGCTTGATGGTCCTGCGGGCGTCATGGAATGGAGTGTGTTGGTTGACCGTTTAACGGTACAAGAAACACGCTTCTTTCGTGATCCAGATGCTCTTGCTTTGGTTGAAGAGTACTTACAAACTCATGCACCTGGTTTGCAGCAATCGGGTCAGACCGTGGGGTTGTGGAGTGTTGGCTGTTCTTCTGGGGAAGAGGCTTACAGTTTGTCGATGCTAGCTGAGCGTTTATTAGAACCTTTTGGTGGGCGTTATGCGGTTACCGGCACGGATATCTCAACCATTGTTCTGCGGAAAGCGCGAGCTGGCGTTTATTCGATTCGTGCGTTAGAGCGGATACCAGAACTGTACCGCGATCATGTGATTGCAGGTCAAAATGCGAAAAAATTTCAGATCGCTGAACGGTTGCGAGAACGCTGCTGTTTCAGTCAGGTCAATATTCTTAATCTCAAGAGCTGTCCGCTGCAATCTCAGCACATTATCTACTGTCAAAACGTGCTGATTTACTTTCGTCGCTGGCGGCGGCGTGAAATTCTTGACGCGCTGGCTCAGCGCCTTGCTCCCGGTGGCTTATTGGTCATCGGTCTGGGGGAAATGGTGGACTGGCAACATCCGTTATTAGAACAGGTACATAGCAGCCGAGTATCGGCCTTTGTACGCAAGCAATCGAACTCGTCATGGGAGAGCGCAAGGCGATGAGTCAGGACTACATCGCCCTGGAATGGGTAAAAGGGGAAATCAAAGAAACTCTGCAGCAGGCGCAGCAAGCGTTAGAACTGTATGTAGAGCAGCCCCAAGACAAGAGTCGTTTGAATTTCTGTCTGAGCTACTTGCACCAAGTGCACGGTACGCTACAGATGGTCGAATTCTATGGCGCTGCACTGCTGGCCGAAGAAATGGAAGCGGTAGCAAGTGATTTGGCCTCCGGTTCACTCAGTCATGAGCAAGACGGCTTAGAAGTGCTGATGCAGGCTATTATCCAGCTGCCGCACTACCTTGAGCACGTTAAGGTTGGTCGACGTGACTTACCGGTTGTTTTGTTACCAATTTTGAATGAACTGCGATCCACTCGCGGCGAAAACTTCCTGTCTGAAACCTCGTTGTTCACGCCGGTTATTGCTCATAACCCTACCTTGTCGGCTGAGCAGTTAGCCGCATTTGAGGCTGGCAATTTTTCGCAATGGCTACGTAAAACTCGCCAAATGATGCAGGCTGCAACGTTGCAGCTGTTGCAAAATCGCGAACCCGATCTCGCTCGCCATTATCTGAACAAGTTATTTGCACGTTTGAATAAAGCGCTAGGCGGAACTCCGCAAGGCGTTATTTGGTTACCTGCTTTGGCGTTTAGCGAATGGTTAATGCGTCAGGATAATTTGCCAAAGAGTGCGAAAGTTCTGTTACGCCAGCTAGACCAAGTATTAAAACAAGCCGTTGATGAAGGGGCGCCTGCGCTCAATCGACCACCGGCTGACGATCTCTTAAAGAATTTATTATTTTATGTGGCGCGTACCGATACTCGCGGCGATGCTATTCGCTTGGTGCAGAAGCGTTTTGAATTGCATGACTCTTTGCCAACGGAAGACGAATTACAGCATGAGCGCGATGCCTTCTCTGGCCCTGGGTCGGATGCGATTGGTAGCGCGCTTACCGCATTAATTGATGAAATCAATGCCATCAAAGAACGTTTAGATTTATTGGTGCGCGGCTCACAAGAGCGAGTACCAGTGCTTAACGATGTGCGTGTGAGCATTAAGCAAATTGCTGACACTATGGGCATGCTTGGTTTGGGCATGCCGCGTAAGGTGATGCAGGAACAAGAACAAGCCGTCGTAGCCTTACTTGAAAACGGCGACGCGAGTGATGACGCTCTGTTGGATGTTGCTGGAGCCTTGCTGTATGTCGAAGCAACATTGAGCGGTATGCAGCGTGCGGGCGACTTGAATAGCACGCCAAGCGACAGCGCTATGTCGGATGCGCAAAAAGCCGTCCTGCGCGAAGCCCGCAATGTTATTGAACAGATTAAGGATGCGATCGTGTCCTTTATTGCGCATCAGTGGTCGCCAGCAGAATTGTCGGTAGTGCCGAGCTTGCTGCATAGCACTGAAGGTTCAATCAATATGATACCGCTGCCGCGCATTGCAGCGGTGTTGGCGGAGTTAGCTACGTTTGTAGAACAAGCGCTGCTAGTTGATTCGCCGAAACAAGATTGGCAGCTGATGGATTTGCTCGCCGAAGTATTGAGCGGCACCGAATACTATCTTGAACGTTATGCCGATGTTGCTGAAGGCACCGACGATGAATTGCTAACTCGCGTTGAAAACACGTTGGGTCATTTGATGTTGTCAGCCGATTTAGTTCGTGACGGCGATTCGACTGAAGATGCCGGTAGTGAATTGTTAAATGACGTTTTCACAGGCTCTAATGGCGACGATGGCAGCGTTGAGGTTACTTCATTTAACGATGCATTGGATGCCGAAGACGATGCGGAAAATGATAATGATGCGTTTAGTTTAGATGCTGACAATGATGAAGAAAACATCGAGCTAGAAGCTCTAGTACCTCTATTAGATCTACCAGAGCTGACAGATGGCGCTGAATCTGATGAGAACGTGCCGGTATTAAAGTCGCAAGGATCGTTATCAGAAGATCGAGAAGACGATGATGATTTAATCGATGAAGAGATTATCGAAGTCTTTTTGGAAGAAGCCGAAGAGGTTATCGAAACCTTAAATGAAAGTTGGCCTGCTTTCCGCGCTCACAATGATGATCAAGAAGCACTAAGTACGGTACGTCGCGCTTTTCATACCCTAAAGGGTAGTGGTCGTATGGTTCACGCGATGGATATTGGCGAGTTGTCTTGGTCGATTGAAAATATGTTCAATCGTGTATTGGACGAAACGATCGAAATATCCGCTCCGCTGTTAGCCTTGGTTGATCATGTCATTACTTTGCTTCCAGGATTGGTTGAAGATTTCCGTTTGCAGCAAGCGCCATCGGTCGATCCACAGCCTTTGATGGATTACGCTTTTGCAATCGCAAAAGGCGAAGTGGTTGGTGAATTACCAATTACTGGTGTTAATGCTGAAGCGGAAGATGATAGTGACGATGATGAATTCGAAGAGCTGGAGGTTGATACAACTGTTCGTGAGTTAGATGAAGATGATTTAGCGCTTATCGATATCTTTATTGCCGAAGCAGAAGTTCATCTAGCGACGGTAAATGCCTTTATTCGTGACTCGTGGGATAACGATTTTTTAAATCCTATCAGCGATGATCTCCAGCGTGCTCTTCATACCTTGAAGGGCAGTGCGCACATGGCGGGCTTAACCGCGTTTGCGGATATTGCGTCGCCAATGGAGCGTTTGGTTAAAGAATTGCGCGCCTATCAAGCGAAGAACTGCACCGCATTGATTGATGTTTTAGAGCAAGGTGAAGCAGTTTTACGCAGTGTATTAACCCCTGAGCAGTTAGCAACTTTAACCAGCATTGATGGCTCGAAAAAGCTGCAGAAGCATTTGCGTAAGTTAGAGCAAACCTTGCTTAAGCCACTGCAAGACGAACAAAATCCACAGGCCCCAAATCCTGAAGCGATTGCGCGTTTCTTATCCGGTGGTATGGATTCGTTATTAGAAGCAGAAGATTTGTTGCAGCGTTGGCAGATTACAGCTGATGCTTCGATATTATCGGCCATGATTGATGATTTAGGTTCTGTAGCGCAAGGTGCTCAAGAAGCTGAATTGCCTATGGTTCAAGCCCTAACCGAAGGCTTAGAAGAGTTTTACATTAATATTCGTGAGCAAGATGTTCCGCCGTCTGAAGAGCTGATTGATTTTGCGACTAATGCTCATGAAGAATTGTTGGGCATGATGGACTGTTTGGCTGCTGGCCAAGATATTCCAGCGGCAACAGAAACTCTGAGTCGCTTACATGAATGGCCATTAAATGTCATCACGACGCCTTCGTTTGTTCCATCTAACAACTTTGAGTTCGACGAGAGCGATGCCGAAACAGAATCTGACGCAGTAATCGAAGCGTTACCCGTCGACGATGCTATTGACTCATTAGAAGATGAGATTGCAGCAGTTGAATCTGAATCGGCAGAAGTTGAATGGCTCCCTGAAGTCACTAGTTCGGAAGAACAGATTGATCGCGAAGAAGAGGAAGATGACCTTATTCTCGACATCTTCTTGGAAGAAGCCGATGAGATATTAGAAACCATAGAGTCTGTTTTACAGAATTGGCAGCAGTCGCCTGATAACTTGTTACCTGTCGCGCAGTTGCAGCGTGAATTGCATACCATGAAAGGTGGCGCGCGCATGGCGGAGCTGCCAGAAATTGCGGCTCTGTGTCATGAATTGGAAACATTGTACGAGCGCTTGAACGACGGCGTTCTTGAACGTGACGAAGCGACATTCCCATTATTGCAGCGTGCTCACGATACTCTTGCTGAGCAGTTGCAAGCAGTGCGTCGTGGGGATTTACCCGATGATGCAGCGGCATTGATCGCCGAAATTCATA containing:
- the pilG gene encoding twitching motility response regulator PilG, which codes for MDENFQDIKVMVIDDSKTIRRTAETLLKKVGCEVFTATDGFDALAKIADTNPDIIFVDIMMPRLDGYQTCALIKNNSKFKSTPVIMLSSKDGLFDKAKGRIVGSDEYLTKPFSKEELLGSIRQHVK
- the gshB gene encoding glutathione synthase; translated protein: MSIKLGIVMDPIGQINFKKDTSLALLNAAQERGCELFYMEQADLSIQAGRAYGRMAPIKVAMNQDHWFDLGEYQDRLLADLDIILMRKDPPFDGEFIYSTYILERAEQEGVLVANKPQSLRDCNEKVFATAFADLMSPTIVTRRSDLLKQFHREHGDVIFKPLDGMGGSSIFRLRQDDPNVSVIIETLTNHGQQQIMAQRFIPDITAGDKRILMIDGEPVPYCLARIPADGETRGNLAAGGRGVTQPLSDSDRAIAEKIGPELKARGLYFVGLDIIGNYVTEINVTSPTCVREISRDSGIDVATQLIDALLAKR
- the pilH gene encoding twitching motility response regulator PilH — translated: MARILVVDDSPTETEAFRSVLEKHGHEVLNAENGADGVAVARQEKPDVVLMDIVMPGLNGFQATRQLTRNPETKHIPVIIVTTKDQETDRVWGKRQGASGYLVKPVTEARLLSEIEAVRAVDE
- a CDS encoding Hpt domain-containing protein, with the protein product MGERKAMSQDYIALEWVKGEIKETLQQAQQALELYVEQPQDKSRLNFCLSYLHQVHGTLQMVEFYGAALLAEEMEAVASDLASGSLSHEQDGLEVLMQAIIQLPHYLEHVKVGRRDLPVVLLPILNELRSTRGENFLSETSLFTPVIAHNPTLSAEQLAAFEAGNFSQWLRKTRQMMQAATLQLLQNREPDLARHYLNKLFARLNKALGGTPQGVIWLPALAFSEWLMRQDNLPKSAKVLLRQLDQVLKQAVDEGAPALNRPPADDLLKNLLFYVARTDTRGDAIRLVQKRFELHDSLPTEDELQHERDAFSGPGSDAIGSALTALIDEINAIKERLDLLVRGSQERVPVLNDVRVSIKQIADTMGMLGLGMPRKVMQEQEQAVVALLENGDASDDALLDVAGALLYVEATLSGMQRAGDLNSTPSDSAMSDAQKAVLREARNVIEQIKDAIVSFIAHQWSPAELSVVPSLLHSTEGSINMIPLPRIAAVLAELATFVEQALLVDSPKQDWQLMDLLAEVLSGTEYYLERYADVAEGTDDELLTRVENTLGHLMLSADLVRDGDSTEDAGSELLNDVFTGSNGDDGSVEVTSFNDALDAEDDAENDNDAFSLDADNDEENIELEALVPLLDLPELTDGAESDENVPVLKSQGSLSEDREDDDDLIDEEIIEVFLEEAEEVIETLNESWPAFRAHNDDQEALSTVRRAFHTLKGSGRMVHAMDIGELSWSIENMFNRVLDETIEISAPLLALVDHVITLLPGLVEDFRLQQAPSVDPQPLMDYAFAIAKGEVVGELPITGVNAEAEDDSDDDEFEELEVDTTVRELDEDDLALIDIFIAEAEVHLATVNAFIRDSWDNDFLNPISDDLQRALHTLKGSAHMAGLTAFADIASPMERLVKELRAYQAKNCTALIDVLEQGEAVLRSVLTPEQLATLTSIDGSKKLQKHLRKLEQTLLKPLQDEQNPQAPNPEAIARFLSGGMDSLLEAEDLLQRWQITADASILSAMIDDLGSVAQGAQEAELPMVQALTEGLEEFYINIREQDVPPSEELIDFATNAHEELLGMMDCLAAGQDIPAATETLSRLHEWPLNVITTPSFVPSNNFEFDESDAETESDAVIEALPVDDAIDSLEDEIAAVESESAEVEWLPEVTSSEEQIDREEEEDDLILDIFLEEADEILETIESVLQNWQQSPDNLLPVAQLQRELHTMKGGARMAELPEIAALCHELETLYERLNDGVLERDEATFPLLQRAHDTLAEQLQAVRRGDLPDDAAALIAEIHSYLTVPTPEAFAEYVPQSMAKDAVHSESADDADREILEIFLEEAGELQEALDRALHHWEQEPDSRAGADEAQRVLHTLKGGARLSGLKDIGDLAHDFESDIQKALDRNARCDDAFFKHAYQRHDAIVVRIEALAALLNGEGVLAHDSGDRLIEVADEIPVAEVDDASDDMVDTPTVAGDVETSEQSLVPLVESKPSNVLPLRREQPKAPAQAVASPASSQRKAPTELVKVSADLLDNLVNLAGETAIGRGRLEQQVSDFSHTLGDMDMTLERLRDQLRRLDQETEAQVLFRQERQGPNYDDFDPLEMDRYSSMQQLSRALMESASDLIDLKDTLTHKTRDAETLLLQQSRVNTELQEGLMKTRMVPFQRLVPRLRRIVRQVSLELNKQVDLRVYNAEGEMDRTILERMISPLEHMVRNAVDHGIEHTEQRLQSGKDAQGSIELDIRRDGGDVVLTMRDDGKGINLEAVRRKAIERGMTTPDARLTEEEVMQFILQPGFSTAEVVTQISGRGVGMDVVSSEIKQMGGSVEIRSNPGVGTEFEVRLPFTVSVNRALMVRVGDDLYAVPLNNIQGIVRASVAELQSLYEQPVSERRFEYAGNDYRLDYLGAMLDVEAQPKVTAQHLPLPLLLIRGSVPFALQVDSLLGSREIVVKSLGPQFASVMGISGGTILGDGSVVIILDLPAMIRTQSSLEYQRAKALDMQEAERRHEQERRLPRVLVVDDSVTVRKVTTRLLERHGMEVFTAKDGVHAMETLQDHRPDVMLLDIEMPRMDGFEVASLVRHDARLKDIPIIMITSRTGDKHRERAMSIGVNEYLGKPFQEDRLLECINSFLGNEDA
- a CDS encoding chemotaxis protein CheW, whose translation is MMHPFEYLQNIEQQSRFNASALPQQVESVATWRGIGFMLAGQSYVANMAEVVEILQPPRVTRVPGVKNWVMGIANVRGRMVSVMDLAGLLNLPVKTGWRSQRVLVIEQNDHLVGLLVDAVLGMQTFPVDREAPVTDLPESLARFVERGFGRDGRVWPVLQLGEITQSPEFLHIAV
- a CDS encoding methyl-accepting chemotaxis protein, which codes for MSGNTSSAKSTAFSNRANGILAALLVVFLGVFVGITVWVNILADRDEQYIEHAGELRVLSQELAKNAVEAAGGKEDAFGQLREARDKFATRWVYLTKGDATNNLPAAEVASMTGVQGVWETVQGNADQIIRSQEIILSLHEVAATLAETIPQLQVEYDEIVELLLDSGAPAEQVAVAQRQSWLAERIVRSVNKVLAGGEDAVMAADAFGRDASLFGRVLNGMIQGNIAMNISQVTNEEAIYALAEVAELFEFVSGSVDEILETSPELFQVREASDSIFRDSQTLLEQTSTLTETIQSNAEQRGRLQLIGYLAAFLALMSLVGMGVVSIRETRRNQEDTQRQSDQNQVAILRLLDEIADLADGDLAASATVTEDFTGAIADAINYAIDQMRSLVSAINETAVQVSSAAQETQATAMHLAEASEHQAQEIAGASAAINEMAVSIDQVSANASESSAVAERSVAIANKGAEVVQATINGMDNIREQIQETSKRIKRLGESSQEIGDIISLITDIADQTNILSLNAAIQASMAGDAGRGFAVVADEVQRLAERSAAATKQIEALVKTIQNDTNEAVISMEQTTTEVVRGARLAQDAGVALEEIETVSKNLAELIQNISNAARQQASSAGHISNTMNVIQEITSQTSAGTTATARSIGNLAEMANMLRESVAGFKLPEASDFDLGEREAL
- a CDS encoding CheR family methyltransferase codes for the protein MNQPLRTIGLSTVPELDDHQFVRWQALLEERTGMCMPIQRRSFLQTSLGLRMLEVGCRDYDAYYQMLLDGPAGVMEWSVLVDRLTVQETRFFRDPDALALVEEYLQTHAPGLQQSGQTVGLWSVGCSSGEEAYSLSMLAERLLEPFGGRYAVTGTDISTIVLRKARAGVYSIRALERIPELYRDHVIAGQNAKKFQIAERLRERCCFSQVNILNLKSCPLQSQHIIYCQNVLIYFRRWRRREILDALAQRLAPGGLLVIGLGEMVDWQHPLLEQVHSSRVSAFVRKQSNSSWESARR